The nucleotide window TTGTCCATCGTCTCGTCGCGCCCGGCGCGGCTGAAGACCTTCGCCGACAAGGGCCGCCGCGGGGCGATTGCCGCGCTGAGGCTGGGGGAAGATCCCGGCCGCTTCCTCTCGACGGTCCAGATCGGCATTACCCTTATCGGTATTCTCGCCGGCGCCTTTTCCGGTGCGAGCCTGGGTGAAGCCTTCAGCGGATTCCTGCGCGACTCCGGCATGCCGGACAGCTTCGCCCAGCCCATCGGCTATACGGTGGTGGTGGCCGCCATTACCTATGTGTCGCTGGTGATCGGCGAGCTCATCCCGAAGCGGCTGGCCCTGCAGAATCCGGAGCCGCTGGCGTGCATCCTGGCGCCGCTGATGGTCACCCTCTCCAAGGTGTCGTTGCCGGCGGTGTGGCTGCTCGACAAGTCGACGCGGCTGGTGCTGCGGCTGCTGGGCGAGCGCGGCTCCAGCTCCAGCGCGGTCACCGACGAGGAGATCCGCGCCATCATCACCGAGGCCGAGACCGCCGGTGTCATCGATCCCGCCGAGCGGCGCATGATCGCCGGCGTGATGCGTCTCGCCGACCGGCCCGTCACCGCCATCATGACGCCGCGTCCCGACGTGGAATGGGTGGACATTTCCAAGGATGCGGAAGAGGTACGCCAGGTGCTCCTCGACACCCCCCATTCGCGCCTGCCCGCCTGCGAGGGTTCGCCGGAGGAAACCATAGGGGTCATCCAGGCCAAGCGCGTGCTGGATGCCTATCTGAAGGGCGAGCGGCCCGATCCCCGCCAGTTCGTCCAGCAGGTGCCGTTCATCGTGGAGAA belongs to Xanthobacter autotrophicus Py2 and includes:
- a CDS encoding protein of unknown function DUF21 (PFAM: CBS domain containing protein; protein of unknown function DUF21; transporter-associated region~KEGG: mes:Meso_2122 protein of unknown function DUF21): MCYEERRRRIFYPAMPLLEILIVLFLVLLNAVLAAAELSIVSSRPARLKTFADKGRRGAIAALRLGEDPGRFLSTVQIGITLIGILAGAFSGASLGEAFSGFLRDSGMPDSFAQPIGYTVVVAAITYVSLVIGELIPKRLALQNPEPLACILAPLMVTLSKVSLPAVWLLDKSTRLVLRLLGERGSSSSAVTDEEIRAIITEAETAGVIDPAERRMIAGVMRLADRPVTAIMTPRPDVEWVDISKDAEEVRQVLLDTPHSRLPACEGSPEETIGVIQAKRVLDAYLKGERPDPRQFVQQVPFIVENVGALEAMRILRGAEVPMGIVVDEYGDMAGVVTGYDLLLAITGSVDAPEYNEARNVVERQDGSYLVAGETPIDELRDLLDVGFPVDDGYHTVAGFALSHIKELPQEGAVFTALGWRFEIVDMDGRRIDKLLVSRPHVLHRQKAAGEA